A window of the Lactuca sativa cultivar Salinas chromosome 7, Lsat_Salinas_v11, whole genome shotgun sequence genome harbors these coding sequences:
- the LOC111882246 gene encoding triphosphate tunnel metalloenzyme 3, translated as MEVEVKLRIPDSETYKTLISLLSPFHIRTHNQHNNFFDGVAGQLSSQRAVLRIRFYNDQPTTKCIICLKAKAVLVNGVSRVEEDEEELDPTIGQECLTDPNRLGSLVESSRIMKRVKDEFFGEINDVEGLGFVCLGGFKNLRNVYEWKGLMIEVDETSFDFGTLYEIECESTEPEKAKELIEEFLKENGVSYSYSVASKFAIFRSGKLP; from the coding sequence aTGGAAGTTGAAGTGAAGCTCCGCATACCCGATTCCGAAACgtacaaaaccctaatttctctccTCTCCCCTTTCCACATCAgaacccacaaccaacacaacAATTTCTTTGACGGCGTCGCCGGTCAACTCTCATCCCAGCGCGCAGTCCTCCGCATCCGCTTCTACAACGACCAACCCACCACTAAATGCATCATTTGTCTCAAAGCAAAAGCCGTACTAGTAAACGGAGTGAGCAGAgtcgaagaagacgaagaagaacTCGATCCAACAATTGGCCAAGAATGTTTAACTGACCCAAACCGTTTAGGATCTCTGGTCGAATCCTCAAGAATCATGAAAAGGGTCAAAGATGAATTTTTTGGTGAAATCAACGATGTTGAAGGGCTAGGGTTTGTGTGTTTGGGTGGATTTAAGAATCTAAGAAATGTGTATGAGTGGAAAGGGTTGATGATTGAAGTGGATGAAACAAGTTTCGATTTTGGTACACTGTATGAGATTGAGTGTGAGAGCACTGAGCCTGAGAAAGCTAAAGAACTGATCGAGGAGTTCTTGAAGGAGAATGGGGTTTCTTATTCCTATTCAGTCGCTTCAAAATTTGCCATTTTTCGATCTGGGAAGTTGCCATAG
- the LOC111882260 gene encoding uncharacterized protein LOC111882260, translating to MEVAKSFTSDLGFLQRKMTPFLAEALISETFVSVHRSLAFLLMMTGPLINDVVTSRFLFSELHKRDKTEHEAKEGSDDDDDDDDDNDEKDDAEEADDDAGDEDFSGEEGGEDDDDDDEEDPSEDPKANGNQDDDDDDDDDDDDDDDDDDEEGNDDGDDDDEEEEEEEEDDDDEEEQPPAKKRK from the exons ATGGAAGTCGCTAAATCTTTCACCTCTGATTTGGGTTTTTTGCAGAGAAAGATGACGCCTTTTCTTGCTGAAGCTTTGATTTCTGAAACCTTTGTGTCTGTTCATAGATCCCTTGCGTTCCTTCTCATGATG ACAGGACCTCTTATCAATGATGTAGTTACATCaag GTTTCTTTTCTCTGAGCTTCACAAGAGGGACAAGACTGAACATGAAGCTAAAGAAgggagtgatgatgatgatgatgatgatgatgacaatgATGAAAAAGATGATGCAGAGGAGGCAGATGATGATGCTGGAGATGAAGATTTCTCAGGAGAAGAAGGGGgagaggatgatgatgatgatgatgaagaagacccTAGTGAAGATCCTAAGGCAAATGGTAATCAagacgacgatgatgatgatgatgatgatgacgacgacgatgatgatgatgatgatgaagagggaaatgatgatggtgatgatgatgatgaggaggaggaggaagaggaggaagatgatgatgatgaagaagaacaaCCACCTGCTAAGAAGAGAAAGTAA